The following coding sequences are from one Helicobacter sp. 12S02232-10 window:
- a CDS encoding glycosyltransferase family 9 protein, producing the protein MTKIAFEKSTPLKIILFRTDKLGDVVLSLQCIEAIKATYPNSFVSFALRSYTAPLVENNPFLDEVILIDQYSRIKLIQIIKAKKFDISVSLFASKIACYTAFLARIPIRIGPLSKPRDLLFFTHRMRQERSSGKKNEGQYNLELLSLLGCGDHYFPKIYLTPQEKSLAQDYLSHKYGSKSYKIILLHPGSGGSSKDWNAKNYLSLAQQILKNNLAQVLISGSQNELETYLSMLDDFPLLNKSHFFEKSKPLREFLAIISEARLFLSNGTGPLHCAIALGVPTIGFHTLMRSCKPARWGPLAKDTSIHTVITPHLPSGEPLSECISCTKKCPYYLCMDMISVEEIYQTIVGILKPH; encoded by the coding sequence ATGACAAAAATAGCGTTTGAAAAATCTACCCCTCTAAAAATTATCTTATTTAGAACCGATAAACTCGGTGATGTTGTCTTGAGTCTTCAATGCATTGAAGCCATCAAAGCCACTTATCCCAACAGCTTCGTTTCCTTTGCACTCCGAAGTTATACCGCCCCTCTTGTAGAAAACAATCCCTTCTTGGATGAAGTTATCCTTATAGATCAATACAGCCGCATCAAACTTATTCAAATTATCAAAGCCAAAAAATTTGATATAAGTGTTTCGCTCTTTGCTTCAAAAATAGCTTGCTATACTGCATTTTTAGCAAGAATCCCTATCCGCATTGGTCCTCTCTCAAAGCCAAGAGATCTGCTTTTTTTTACTCACAGAATGCGACAAGAACGTTCTTCAGGCAAAAAAAATGAAGGACAATACAATTTGGAATTGCTTTCATTACTAGGATGTGGCGATCACTATTTTCCAAAAATCTACCTAACGCCACAAGAAAAAAGTTTGGCACAAGATTATTTATCTCATAAATACGGCTCCAAATCCTATAAAATCATTCTTCTTCATCCTGGAAGCGGTGGCTCTTCAAAAGATTGGAATGCTAAAAATTACCTCTCACTTGCCCAACAAATTCTAAAAAATAATCTTGCTCAAGTTCTTATCAGCGGTTCGCAAAATGAACTGGAAACTTACCTGTCTATGCTGGATGATTTTCCTCTCTTAAATAAAAGTCATTTTTTTGAAAAATCAAAGCCTCTCAGGGAATTTCTTGCCATCATTTCAGAGGCAAGATTATTTTTAAGCAATGGCACAGGACCGCTTCATTGTGCGATTGCACTTGGTGTTCCTACAATCGGCTTTCATACTTTAATGCGTTCTTGCAAACCCGCCAGATGGGGTCCTCTCGCCAAAGATACAAGCATCCATACTGTCATAACGCCTCATCTTCCTTCAGGAGAACCATTGTCTGAATGCATTTCTTGCACCAAAAAATGCCCCTACTACTTATGTATGGATATGATTAGCGTCGAAGAGATTTATCAAACTATTGTTGGAATTTTAAAACCACATTAA
- a CDS encoding restriction endonuclease subunit S: MRGGGGEYKPLRYYIAVNRGKRLTKKELSDNGKFEVYHGSKDTPLGLYNDFNAPKNTVIIVNTGGIGGVKFIDKDFWCSDGTFWLGHHKKINSKFLYYYLYGYEDYFYSKKRVGGVPTIDRSIIEDLPIPIPPIEVQNKIVGILDRFDALCNDLCIGLPAEINARQKQYEYYRDQLLSFKEYQSSII; encoded by the coding sequence TTGCGGGGGGGGGGGGGCGAATATAAACCGCTTCGATATTATATTGCAGTTAATCGCGGTAAAAGATTGACAAAGAAAGAATTGAGTGACAATGGTAAATTTGAAGTTTATCACGGCAGTAAAGATACGCCGCTTGGTTTATATAACGATTTTAATGCACCAAAAAATACGGTTATCATTGTAAATACCGGTGGTATAGGCGGAGTCAAGTTTATTGATAAAGATTTTTGGTGTTCTGATGGAACTTTTTGGTTAGGACACCATAAAAAAATAAATAGCAAATTTCTTTATTATTATTTATATGGCTATGAAGATTATTTTTATTCAAAAAAACGAGTTGGAGGAGTTCCGACAATAGACAGAAGTATAATTGAAGACTTACCAATCCCCATCCCACCCATAGAAGTCCAAAATAAAATCGTTGGGATTTTGGATCGATTTGATGCTTTGTGCAATGATCTTTGCATTGGTTTGCCTGCTGAAATCAATGCACGTCAAAAACAATATGAGTATTATCGGGATCAGTTACTTAGTTTTAAAGAATATCAATCATCAATCATTTAA
- a CDS encoding AtpZ/AtpI family protein has translation MEKEPKFKKILSGANDLSLGISIVVAVLIGVGLGWGLQKLTGIIWLFWVGVAWGVGAAILNIYKAYKRAKKEFDDLSKDPKYAYKNKSESDGL, from the coding sequence ATGGAAAAAGAACCCAAATTTAAAAAAATCCTTAGTGGAGCAAATGATTTAAGCTTGGGCATTTCTATCGTCGTAGCCGTTTTGATTGGTGTGGGGTTAGGATGGGGTTTGCAAAAACTTACAGGGATCATCTGGTTATTTTGGGTAGGAGTGGCTTGGGGCGTAGGCGCTGCGATTTTAAATATCTATAAAGCCTATAAGAGAGCAAAAAAAGAATTTGATGACTTGAGTAAAGATCCCAAATATGCTTACAAAAACAAAAGTGAGTCTGATGGGCTGTAA
- the hemL gene encoding glutamate-1-semialdehyde 2,1-aminomutase, with protein sequence MGLLHSINDFNEAKQVIPGGVNSPVRAFKSVGGTPPFIIKGQNCYLFDVDDNRYIDFVQSWGPLIFGHCDPDIQTSVSIAIQNGLSFGAPTEMETTLAKEIISVYEGIEKIRLVNSGTEATMSAIRLARAYSGKDDIIKFDGCYHGHSDALLVSAGSGCATFGTPSSPGVPKDFSKHTFVAKYNDIESVKSCFQDGNIGCVIIEPIAGNMGLVPARIDFLKDLRHLCDEFGAVLIFDEVMSGFRASLKGVQGYCDIVPDMATFGKVIGGGMPLAAFGGKDEIMNLLSPLGGVYQAGTLSGNPIAVSAGLTSICKIKQNPQIYSYLEKLAQRLMEGFKNAAHTYGINLQTCVRGSMFGFFFNKTKVENFEDAQKSDTKMFAQFHAKMLEKGVYLACSQFETGFICTAMNEAVIDTAIKSAEKSFDEISKGI encoded by the coding sequence TTGGGTTTGTTGCATAGTATCAATGACTTTAACGAAGCAAAGCAAGTTATTCCGGGGGGTGTCAATTCTCCTGTCAGAGCTTTTAAAAGCGTAGGAGGAACACCGCCGTTTATCATAAAAGGTCAAAATTGCTATCTTTTTGATGTTGATGATAACCGATACATCGACTTTGTCCAAAGCTGGGGACCTCTCATATTCGGGCATTGTGATCCTGATATTCAAACAAGTGTCTCTATAGCCATTCAAAACGGATTAAGTTTTGGAGCACCTACTGAGATGGAAACCACGCTTGCCAAAGAAATCATTTCTGTTTATGAGGGTATAGAAAAAATCCGTCTAGTAAATAGCGGGACTGAAGCAACAATGAGTGCCATCAGATTAGCAAGGGCTTATAGCGGTAAAGATGATATCATTAAATTTGATGGGTGTTATCACGGACATAGCGATGCGCTTTTAGTCAGTGCAGGCAGTGGGTGTGCTACTTTTGGCACACCATCTTCTCCGGGCGTCCCAAAAGACTTTAGCAAACATACCTTTGTAGCAAAATACAATGATATTGAATCAGTAAAGTCTTGCTTTCAAGATGGCAATATCGGTTGCGTGATCATTGAACCAATTGCGGGAAATATGGGATTAGTGCCTGCAAGGATTGATTTTTTAAAAGATCTCAGACATTTATGTGATGAATTTGGTGCAGTATTGATATTTGATGAAGTGATGAGCGGCTTTAGAGCTTCTTTAAAAGGAGTTCAAGGATATTGTGATATCGTGCCTGATATGGCGACATTTGGCAAAGTTATCGGGGGAGGAATGCCATTGGCAGCATTTGGCGGTAAAGATGAAATAATGAATCTACTCTCCCCGCTTGGAGGCGTTTATCAAGCTGGAACCCTAAGCGGAAATCCTATTGCCGTCTCTGCAGGATTGACTTCGATTTGCAAAATCAAACAAAATCCTCAAATTTATTCCTATCTCGAAAAACTCGCCCAAAGACTAATGGAAGGGTTTAAAAATGCAGCTCACACTTATGGGATAAATCTACAAACCTGCGTACGTGGCAGTATGTTTGGATTTTTCTTCAATAAAACAAAAGTAGAAAATTTTGAAGACGCTCAAAAAAGCGATACAAAAATGTTTGCACAATTTCACGCAAAAATGCTTGAAAAAGGTGTTTATCTAGCTTGTTCTCAGTTTGAAACCGGATTTATTTGTACAGCAATGAATGAAGCTGTTATTGATACAGCTATCAAAAGCGCAGAAAAAAGTTTTGATGAGATTTCCAAAGGTATTTAA
- a CDS encoding YceI family protein, translating into MANAATIDTTKAETSWTAYKTAQKTAVSGTFKDIQYKFGKKQDSIAGALEGATATIDPMKVDLHDDTKNKNVKDFFFSQFKKGGIKVTFKDVMEGKDQGTILAIVRMNGKSVKVPMQYTITDGKLTAQGVLDIMEFSLNDAFKKLATGCHKLHEGLTWSQVGISFSAPIKK; encoded by the coding sequence ATGGCAAACGCCGCTACTATCGATACAACAAAAGCAGAAACTTCTTGGACGGCATACAAAACAGCTCAAAAAACAGCTGTAAGCGGAACATTTAAGGATATCCAATACAAGTTCGGTAAAAAACAAGACAGCATTGCAGGAGCACTTGAGGGTGCTACTGCAACCATCGATCCGATGAAAGTAGATTTACACGATGATACCAAAAACAAAAATGTAAAAGATTTCTTTTTCTCTCAGTTTAAAAAAGGTGGCATTAAAGTCACATTTAAAGACGTTATGGAGGGAAAAGATCAAGGCACGATTTTAGCAATTGTAAGAATGAATGGAAAAAGTGTAAAAGTCCCTATGCAATACACCATTACTGATGGAAAGCTCACAGCTCAAGGCGTGCTTGATATTATGGAATTTTCACTCAATGACGCATTTAAAAAATTAGCAACTGGTTGCCATAAACTTCACGAAGGGCTTACTTGGTCTCAAGTAGGTATCAGCTTCAGCGCTCCAATCAAAAAATAA
- the purH gene encoding bifunctional phosphoribosylaminoimidazolecarboxamide formyltransferase/IMP cyclohydrolase gives MYALLSVSDKEGIIPFAKGLCQLGYEILSTGGTLKMLLENSVPATDVSVYTQSPELFEGRVKTLHPKIHGGILQRRNDPNDTKEAQRHNIAPIDIVCVNLYPFKETIEKTDNFETIIENIDIGGPSMIRASAKNFQDVLVITDKNDYDSVLQMLATNKNTLEFRRKMMIKAFEHTAQYDCVIANYMNERFHCKMGQKVFISGDQVCQTRYGENPHQKGALYEFGNFYKNTLKILKGEASFNNFTDINAAIKIATSFGDSLTVCIIKHGNPCGFAIKENLFESYVNALKCDPISAYGGVVAINGVIDKALAEEINKTFIEVLVAADFTPEALKIFESKKRMKIFMCGDKNKKLAFPKDSIDFKHIEGGFVYQEADKIKDSEISQAKLVSKTPATKEQFQDMQIAYKIAALTKSNCVVYVKDCVLLAIGMGMTSRVDAAKSALIKAKDMGLSVVGSSLASEAFFPFRDSIDMAALAGIKAIIEPGGSIRDDAVIESANEHHIALYFSGVRHFLH, from the coding sequence ATGTATGCACTATTAAGCGTCAGTGACAAAGAAGGGATTATCCCATTTGCAAAAGGTCTTTGCCAACTTGGTTATGAAATTTTAAGCACAGGTGGCACACTCAAAATGCTTTTAGAAAACTCCGTGCCTGCTACAGATGTCAGCGTTTATACACAAAGTCCCGAGCTTTTTGAAGGTAGGGTTAAAACCCTCCACCCCAAAATACACGGCGGAATCTTACAACGCAGAAATGACCCCAATGATACAAAAGAAGCTCAAAGACACAATATTGCACCGATTGATATTGTTTGTGTGAATCTCTATCCTTTCAAAGAGACTATAGAAAAAACCGATAATTTTGAAACCATCATCGAAAATATTGATATCGGGGGTCCTTCGATGATCCGAGCAAGTGCTAAAAATTTCCAAGATGTATTAGTCATCACCGATAAAAATGATTATGATAGCGTTCTGCAAATGCTTGCAACCAATAAAAATACGCTTGAATTCAGACGTAAAATGATGATTAAAGCCTTTGAGCACACAGCTCAATATGATTGTGTGATTGCAAATTATATGAATGAACGCTTCCATTGTAAAATGGGTCAAAAAGTCTTCATATCAGGCGATCAAGTCTGTCAAACCCGATACGGCGAAAATCCTCATCAAAAAGGAGCTTTATATGAATTTGGAAACTTCTATAAAAACACTCTTAAAATCCTCAAAGGAGAAGCAAGTTTTAATAATTTCACCGACATTAATGCCGCAATAAAAATCGCTACAAGCTTTGGAGATTCCTTGACAGTATGCATTATCAAACACGGAAACCCCTGCGGATTTGCCATCAAAGAAAATCTTTTTGAAAGCTACGTAAATGCTCTAAAATGCGATCCTATCAGTGCCTATGGAGGCGTAGTGGCGATTAATGGAGTTATAGATAAGGCATTGGCTGAAGAAATCAATAAAACTTTTATAGAAGTCTTAGTAGCAGCTGATTTTACGCCTGAAGCGTTAAAAATATTTGAATCCAAAAAAAGAATGAAAATTTTTATGTGCGGGGATAAAAACAAAAAATTGGCATTCCCTAAAGACAGCATTGACTTCAAACACATCGAAGGCGGATTTGTTTATCAAGAAGCCGATAAAATCAAAGATTCAGAAATCTCTCAAGCTAAATTAGTAAGCAAAACCCCTGCAACAAAAGAACAATTCCAAGATATGCAGATTGCTTATAAAATAGCAGCCTTAACCAAATCAAATTGCGTTGTTTATGTCAAAGACTGCGTGCTTTTAGCCATTGGTATGGGGATGACAAGTCGCGTAGATGCTGCTAAAAGCGCGCTTATTAAAGCAAAAGATATGGGGCTGTCTGTCGTTGGATCATCTCTTGCCTCTGAAGCATTTTTTCCTTTTCGCGATAGTATTGATATGGCAGCGCTTGCTGGTATTAAAGCGATCATTGAACCTGGTGGAAGTATCCGAGATGATGCAGTGATAGAAAGTGCAAATGAACATCATATTGCCTTGTATTTTAGCGGTGTCAGGCATTTTTTACACTGA
- a CDS encoding SLAC1 anion channel family protein: MSEERKGLFSYLPISLFGSVMGLSGLGIAWELASVLYGIPFVVSQIIVLIAVLVFVALVIAYGLKIITNFEGFSSEFKNPLLRSFFGTFIISLLLLPIVIYSYVPLVAMVMWGVGAVLMLVFSWHIVSFWICSKQEMGYVTPAWIIPVVGTLDIPLASNLFGSGEGIYYLNVLSLSIGLFFAVPIITLILSRILLFDKLPDKLMPSLMILVAPFSVGFSAYVSIVGEIDLFALALFFLGLFIFFVLLPQHFAITKCCPFRVTWWAVSFPMSALLISVLKVAKEFNNVFLHSLALFFLVVVTLTILWLLIRTLKGIFKGELASLN; the protein is encoded by the coding sequence ATGTCAGAGGAAAGAAAAGGCTTATTTAGCTATCTGCCCATCAGTTTGTTTGGGAGTGTTATGGGATTGAGCGGTTTGGGAATTGCGTGGGAGTTGGCTTCAGTCTTATACGGGATACCTTTTGTTGTGTCTCAAATAATCGTTTTAATAGCCGTTTTGGTTTTTGTGGCTTTAGTGATTGCGTATGGGCTTAAGATCATTACGAATTTTGAAGGCTTTTCCTCAGAGTTTAAAAACCCTCTTTTGAGAAGTTTTTTTGGAACTTTTATTATTTCACTTTTGCTTTTACCTATCGTTATTTATTCTTATGTCCCGCTTGTTGCTATGGTTATGTGGGGTGTGGGTGCGGTTTTGATGTTGGTTTTTTCTTGGCATATTGTGAGTTTTTGGATTTGTTCCAAGCAAGAGATGGGGTATGTTACACCAGCGTGGATAATTCCTGTAGTTGGAACTTTGGATATTCCTTTAGCTTCCAATCTTTTTGGTAGCGGGGAGGGGATTTATTATTTGAATGTTTTGTCTTTGTCGATAGGGTTGTTTTTTGCAGTCCCTATTATTACACTTATTTTGTCTCGGATTTTGTTATTTGATAAGCTCCCTGATAAGTTAATGCCTTCTTTGATGATTTTGGTAGCTCCTTTTTCAGTGGGTTTTTCAGCCTATGTAAGTATTGTTGGAGAAATTGATTTATTTGCTTTGGCATTGTTTTTTCTAGGGTTGTTTATTTTTTTCGTCCTTTTGCCCCAACATTTTGCTATAACAAAATGTTGTCCGTTTCGCGTGACTTGGTGGGCGGTAAGTTTTCCTATGAGTGCATTGCTTATCTCTGTATTGAAGGTCGCCAAAGAATTTAACAATGTTTTTTTGCATAGTTTGGCATTGTTTTTTCTAGTTGTGGTAACGCTGACAATATTGTGGCTCTTGATACGCACATTAAAAGGGATTTTTAAAGGTGAGCTTGCGAGTTTGAATTAG
- the miaA gene encoding tRNA (adenosine(37)-N6)-dimethylallyltransferase MiaA produces the protein MLGSSASGKSALALEIAECINAEIFSLDSLGIYRQINIASAKPKQHELARIKHYGINELDITEHNNAIIFKTLLENAIQKTSKKTLLITGGSSFYLKSIIEGLSPMPQINDEQKQKLQDFIKTQKDPHQFLSEIDPLYSLAIKPNDSYRIHKALEIFFSTQTPPSLYFKNNPKIPFSYPIKLYSIAIPKEALRENIKIRSAKMIQEGIIEEIACLIQKYPRDSQPFKAIGPKECISYLDGNISIKALEEEICIHTNQLAKRQSTFNRTQFQNISHLSPKEIFNAICQNTR, from the coding sequence ATTTTAGGATCTAGTGCAAGTGGAAAATCTGCCCTTGCACTAGAAATTGCTGAATGCATCAATGCTGAAATTTTTTCTTTAGATTCGCTTGGAATTTATCGCCAAATCAATATTGCTTCAGCTAAACCCAAGCAACACGAACTTGCCCGCATCAAGCACTATGGCATAAACGAACTTGACATCACCGAACACAACAATGCCATCATATTCAAAACTCTTTTGGAAAACGCCATTCAAAAAACTTCAAAAAAAACTCTACTCATTACAGGGGGCAGCAGCTTTTATCTCAAATCCATCATTGAGGGGCTAAGCCCTATGCCTCAAATCAATGATGAACAAAAACAAAAGTTGCAAGACTTCATCAAAACACAAAAAGACCCACACCAATTCTTATCTGAAATCGACCCACTTTATTCCCTTGCTATCAAGCCTAATGACAGCTACCGTATCCATAAGGCCTTAGAAATTTTTTTCAGCACCCAAACACCTCCAAGCCTATATTTCAAAAACAATCCCAAAATCCCTTTTTCATATCCTATAAAACTCTATTCCATAGCAATTCCAAAAGAAGCCCTAAGGGAAAATATCAAGATACGAAGTGCAAAAATGATTCAAGAAGGCATTATCGAAGAAATCGCTTGTTTGATTCAAAAATACCCTAGAGATTCCCAACCTTTTAAAGCCATTGGTCCTAAAGAATGCATCTCTTATTTGGATGGAAATATCTCTATCAAAGCGCTTGAAGAAGAGATTTGTATCCATACAAACCAACTTGCCAAACGCCAAAGTACCTTTAACAGAACGCAGTTTCAAAATATTTCACATTTAAGCCCTAAAGAAATCTTTAACGCCATTTGCCAAAATACAAGATAA
- the prpD gene encoding 2-methylcitrate dehydratase encodes MNNKDMGVLETKRPDFDPLLSEIAEYALNFKITSKEAYETAGYCLMDTLGCGLLALKFPQCTKLLGPVVEGAEFRPLGTKIPGTSYQLDPERGAFNIGAMVRWLDFNDTWLASEWGHPSDNLGAIWAVSDYVSRKNISEGKPPLKVKDVLTAMIKAHEIQGVLALENCFNKVGLDHVLLVRIASSAISCALLGGSFEEIRNALSQAFIDGGALRTYRHAPNTGSRKSWAAGDASSRGVNLALKSISGEMGYPSALSAKFWGFEDVKMRGSKLSIPQAFGSYVMENVLFKISFPAEFHAQTAVEAALKLYEEAKDKLEDIEKIIITTQESAHRIINKVGPLSNPADRDHCIQYMVAVPLIYGSLNAEHYEDSFAKDPRIDSLRNKMEVVVDDRYTKEYLEQDKRSIANAVQIFYKDGSKSQKVEVEYPIGHRRRRKEGIPLLIEKFNANLATRLSPKKCTQIKNLCASKTDLENTPFNEFSDLFSL; translated from the coding sequence ATGAATAATAAAGATATGGGAGTTCTTGAAACCAAAAGACCTGACTTTGATCCGCTTTTATCAGAAATAGCAGAATATGCTTTAAATTTTAAAATTACTTCAAAAGAAGCATACGAAACAGCTGGATATTGCTTAATGGATACCTTAGGATGTGGGCTTTTAGCCCTTAAATTCCCTCAATGCACCAAGCTTTTAGGGCCGGTTGTAGAAGGAGCTGAATTCAGACCTTTGGGAACAAAGATTCCAGGTACAAGCTACCAACTTGATCCCGAACGCGGTGCCTTTAACATCGGAGCAATGGTAAGATGGTTGGATTTTAATGATACTTGGCTTGCAAGCGAATGGGGACATCCTTCTGACAATTTGGGTGCAATTTGGGCAGTTAGTGATTATGTGAGTCGAAAAAATATCTCTGAGGGCAAACCCCCCTTAAAAGTCAAAGATGTGCTTACAGCAATGATAAAAGCCCACGAAATTCAAGGAGTTTTAGCTCTTGAAAACTGCTTCAATAAAGTCGGGCTTGACCACGTTTTACTTGTAAGAATTGCTTCAAGTGCAATTTCGTGCGCACTTCTTGGAGGGAGCTTTGAAGAAATTCGCAATGCCCTTTCTCAAGCATTCATAGATGGCGGAGCGCTTAGAACCTACCGCCACGCCCCCAATACAGGTTCAAGAAAATCTTGGGCAGCAGGAGATGCAAGTTCAAGAGGGGTAAATCTAGCTTTAAAATCCATCAGTGGAGAAATGGGATATCCAAGTGCATTGAGTGCTAAATTTTGGGGGTTTGAAGATGTCAAAATGAGAGGTTCTAAACTCAGCATTCCTCAAGCTTTTGGAAGCTATGTAATGGAAAACGTTCTTTTCAAAATCAGTTTTCCAGCTGAATTCCACGCCCAAACCGCTGTTGAGGCGGCTTTAAAACTTTATGAAGAAGCCAAAGACAAGCTTGAAGACATTGAAAAAATCATCATCACAACCCAAGAATCTGCTCACCGTATCATTAACAAAGTCGGACCTTTAAGCAACCCTGCTGACAGGGATCATTGTATCCAATATATGGTTGCAGTACCTTTGATTTATGGTTCTTTAAATGCTGAACATTATGAAGACTCTTTTGCCAAAGATCCAAGAATTGATTCTCTTAGAAATAAAATGGAAGTAGTCGTAGATGATCGCTACACCAAAGAATATTTAGAACAAGATAAACGCTCTATTGCCAACGCCGTGCAAATTTTTTATAAAGATGGCTCAAAAAGCCAAAAAGTTGAGGTTGAATACCCCATCGGACATCGCAGAAGAAGAAAAGAAGGTATCCCGCTTCTAATTGAAAAATTCAATGCCAATCTTGCTACAAGACTAAGCCCGAAAAAATGCACTCAAATCAAAAATCTCTGTGCTTCTAAGACGGATTTAGAAAATACACCTTTTAATGAGTTTAGCGATCTGTTTTCATTGTAA
- the prpC gene encoding 2-methylcitrate synthase, whose protein sequence is METKKKVGGLAGIIAGKSAICTVGTGHGLNYRGYDIYELAALSEFEEVAYLLIFGNLPKKSELQTFKHKLKAARALPNALKEGLKLIPKDAHPMDVMRTGCSLLGCVEKEKPDFSNQEDIAIRLLGIFPSILAFWHHYHLNQTEIDTQSEQDCIAGYFLEKLHLKPPKELWIKAMNVSLILYAEHEFNASTFTARIVTSTLSDTYSAITAAIGALRGPLHGGANEAAMDLIAEFSTPEEAFKGVQKKLAQKAKIMGFGHRVYVKADPRNVVIKEWSKKLAQDVGNKIIYPISEAIEKLMWEEKKLFPNLDFYSASTYHFMGIPTAYFTPIFIMSRTAGWLSHIFEQRQDNRLIRPSSEYIGPENRPYVPIEKR, encoded by the coding sequence ATGGAAACAAAGAAAAAAGTTGGGGGACTTGCTGGCATCATTGCGGGAAAATCTGCAATCTGCACAGTAGGCACAGGTCACGGATTAAATTACAGAGGTTATGACATTTATGAATTAGCTGCCTTGTCAGAATTTGAGGAAGTGGCATATCTTTTAATTTTTGGCAACCTCCCAAAAAAAAGTGAATTGCAAACTTTTAAGCACAAACTTAAGGCCGCACGCGCCCTTCCAAATGCACTCAAAGAAGGGCTCAAACTCATTCCCAAAGATGCTCATCCAATGGATGTTATGCGAACAGGTTGTTCATTATTAGGCTGTGTGGAAAAAGAAAAGCCTGATTTTAGTAATCAAGAAGATATTGCCATCAGGCTTCTTGGTATCTTTCCCTCAATCCTAGCTTTTTGGCACCACTATCATTTGAATCAAACAGAGATCGATACACAAAGCGAGCAAGATTGCATTGCAGGATATTTCTTGGAAAAACTCCATTTAAAACCCCCAAAAGAACTTTGGATTAAAGCAATGAATGTCAGCTTAATCCTTTATGCAGAACACGAATTCAACGCCTCTACATTCACAGCGCGAATCGTAACCTCAACCCTTTCAGACACCTATTCAGCTATCACAGCAGCAATCGGAGCTTTAAGGGGTCCTCTACACGGAGGAGCTAACGAGGCTGCAATGGATCTTATCGCAGAATTCTCCACACCTGAAGAAGCATTTAAAGGAGTGCAAAAAAAACTTGCTCAAAAAGCCAAAATTATGGGCTTTGGTCATCGTGTCTATGTCAAAGCCGACCCTAGAAATGTAGTGATTAAAGAATGGAGCAAAAAACTTGCTCAAGATGTTGGAAACAAAATCATCTATCCAATTTCAGAAGCAATAGAAAAACTAATGTGGGAAGAGAAAAAACTTTTTCCAAACCTTGATTTTTATAGTGCCTCAACTTACCATTTTATGGGCATTCCAACAGCCTACTTTACGCCGATTTTTATTATGAGCAGAACAGCAGGATGGCTCTCTCACATTTTTGAGCAAAGACAAGATAATAGACTCATTCGCCCAAGCTCAGAATATATAGGTCCTGAAAATAGACCTTATGTCCCCATAGAAAAAAGATAA
- the prpB gene encoding methylisocitrate lyase, with the protein MISAGKKFRIAIKENNPLQILGVINAYSAMQAEKSGAKALYLSGAGVANASIGLPDLGMTNLEDVCIDVRRITSASSLPLLVDADTGWGGAFNISRTIKELTKSGAAGCHIEDQVAQKRCGHRPNKELVSQEEMCDRIKAAIDGKTDPDFVVMARTDAHASEGQQAAIERALAYTEAGADMIFAEAIHTLEEYKQFTNSIKVPVLANITEFGKTPYFTTQELKNVGISMVLYPLSAFRAMNKAALNVFQDILKNGTQKNSISSMQTRDELYEMLNYHDFEKKLDRLFKK; encoded by the coding sequence ATGATAAGCGCAGGAAAAAAATTTAGAATTGCTATCAAAGAAAATAACCCTTTGCAAATCTTAGGTGTTATAAACGCATACAGTGCAATGCAAGCTGAAAAATCAGGAGCAAAAGCCCTTTATCTTAGCGGAGCTGGAGTAGCAAACGCAAGTATTGGTCTTCCCGATCTTGGGATGACAAATCTAGAAGATGTCTGCATTGATGTAAGACGGATCACCTCAGCATCATCATTACCATTATTGGTAGATGCAGACACAGGCTGGGGAGGAGCTTTTAACATTTCAAGAACCATTAAAGAATTGACCAAATCAGGAGCTGCAGGCTGCCACATAGAAGATCAAGTCGCCCAAAAACGATGCGGTCACAGACCCAACAAAGAGCTTGTAAGTCAAGAAGAAATGTGCGATCGGATTAAAGCTGCAATAGATGGAAAAACAGATCCCGACTTCGTTGTGATGGCAAGAACTGATGCCCACGCAAGCGAAGGCCAACAAGCTGCTATAGAAAGGGCTTTAGCTTACACAGAAGCTGGAGCGGATATGATTTTTGCCGAAGCCATCCACACTCTTGAAGAATATAAACAATTTACAAATTCCATAAAAGTACCTGTACTAGCAAATATTACAGAATTTGGAAAAACGCCTTATTTTACAACCCAAGAATTAAAAAACGTAGGCATTTCAATGGTTCTTTATCCTTTATCTGCGTTTCGAGCGATGAATAAAGCTGCGTTAAATGTTTTCCAAGACATTTTAAAAAATGGAACCCAAAAAAATAGCATAAGTTCAATGCAAACTCGGGATGAACTTTATGAAATGCTAAATTATCACGATTTTGAAAAAAAGCTTGATCGATTATTTAAAAAATAA